A segment of the Catenuloplanes nepalensis genome:
GTCGCCGGTCAAGGACCGTACCGGCACGGTGGTCGGCGTGGCCGTGGTCGGCCGGGACATCACCGAGCAGGCCACGGAGCACCGCATGCTGGCCGAGCAGCGGCAGCGCCTGTCCCGGATCATCGAGACCGCCGGTGACGCGCTGGTCAGCATGGACTCCGACGGCGCGATCACGGAGTGGAACACGGCTGCGCAACGCACGTTCGGCTGGCCGGCCGCGCAGGTGATCGGCCGCCCGCTGCGCGACGTGCTGATCCAGCCGCAGGACCGCGCCGCGCACGACGCCGGGTTCGCGCGGCTGCTGCGGACCCGGGTGCCGACGCTGGCGACCGGTGACCCGATCCGGGTGGTGGCCCGGCACCGGGACGGGCGCGACGTACCGGTGGAGATGAAGCTCTGGATCACCGAGCACAACGGCCGGATGGAGGCGAACGCGTTCCTCCGGGACATCACGGCCCAGCAGCAGATGGAGGCGGAACGCAGCCGATATGAGGCCCGCCTGGCCCACATGGCCACCCACGACACGCTCACCGACCTGCCGAACCGCGCGCTGCTGATGGACCGGCTGACCATGGCGCTGAACCGGACCCGGCGCACCGGCAGGACCGTCACGCTGCTCTACCTGGACCTGGACAGGTTCAAGGAGGTCAACGACACGTTCGGGCACGCGATCGGGGACGCGCTGCTGACCACGGTGGCGAGCCGGCTGCGGCAGTGCGTGCGCCCGTCGGACACGGTGGCCCGGCTCGGCGGCGACGAGTTCGTCATCCTCTGCGACGACCAGGCGAAGCCGGAGGACGTCACCACCATCGTCTCCCGGCTGACCAGCGCGGTCTGCCGGCCGATCTCGCTGCCGTCCGCGGTGCTGGTTCCGGAGCTGAGCGTCGGGCACGCGAACAGCGGCGACCACCCGACCGCGGACGAGCTGCTGGGCGCGGCGGACGCGGCGATGTACGCGCACAAGCGCAGCCGGCGCCCTGGTGTTCTCGTTACCGATGGGTAATCATGCATTCATGCGGTTCGACGTGGTCGTGATCGGATCCGGCTTCGGTGGCAGCGTCGCGGCGCTGCGCCTGGCCGAGAAGGGCTATCGGGTCGCCGTGCTCGAAGCCGGTCGGCGGTTCGCCGACGACGAGTTCCCGGAGACCTCCTGGCGGCTGCGGCGATTCCTCTGGGCGCCCGCGCTGGGCTGCTTCGGTCTGCAGCGCATCACGCTGCTGCGCGGCGAGCGCGGCGCCCGCTCGTCCGGCGTGCTGGTGGTGTCCGGCGCGGGCGTCGGCGGCGGCAGCCTGGTCTACGCGAACACGCTCTACGAGCCGCTCCCCGCGTTCTACGACGACCCGGCCTGGCGCGACATCACGGACTGGCGCGCCGAGCTGGCCCCGCACTACGCGCGGGCCGAACACATGCTGGGCGTGACCGTCTATCCGCGGGTGACGGCCGCGGACCGGGCGATGCGCGCGGTCGCGGCGCGGATGGGCGTGGCCGGCACCGTGCACGCGACGCCGGTCGGCGTCTTCCTCGGCGAGCCGGGCCGGACCGTGCCCGACCCCTACTTCGGCGGCGCCGGCCCGGACCGCACCGGCTGCACGCACTGTGGCAGCTGCATGACCGGCTGCCGGGTCGGCGCGAAGAACACGCTGGTCAAGAACTACCTCTACCTCGCGGAGCGGGCGGGCGTGACGGTCCTGCCGCTCACCACGGTGACCGCGGTGCGCGCTGCCGGA
Coding sequences within it:
- a CDS encoding PAS domain S-box protein, coding for MIKPFDRAWLFLSVLLALVVLASIDVYWLLTDGPITPPEVIFAGIVAVGGTVIGLLALHYWRQRRTVSASARLAAIVQWCDDAVIGLSMDGVIDSWNPSAERIFGYRAEEIIGRHGSLLLPEDEPERAMGLLPRIADGEVLLNQESSYVRKDGRLIEMSASVSPVKDRTGTVVGVAVVGRDITEQATEHRMLAEQRQRLSRIIETAGDALVSMDSDGAITEWNTAAQRTFGWPAAQVIGRPLRDVLIQPQDRAAHDAGFARLLRTRVPTLATGDPIRVVARHRDGRDVPVEMKLWITEHNGRMEANAFLRDITAQQQMEAERSRYEARLAHMATHDTLTDLPNRALLMDRLTMALNRTRRTGRTVTLLYLDLDRFKEVNDTFGHAIGDALLTTVASRLRQCVRPSDTVARLGGDEFVILCDDQAKPEDVTTIVSRLTSAVCRPISLPSAVLVPELSVGHANSGDHPTADELLGAADAAMYAHKRSRRPGVLVTDG